The Pyrus communis chromosome 14, drPyrComm1.1, whole genome shotgun sequence sequence GATAGATTTCCTTAAAGGACAGGTATGAATGATGACATTATTTTGAAAAAGTTGTGCAGCTTATTGGTTTACTGTCTAAGGTCTGATTAGTTCCGATTTATGTTCCACAGATTGGCTCATATTTTACAGATAAACTTCTGGGAATTGTTCATGATACCATGCTTCATATGAAGGAACTGGAAAAATCAGAGAATGACCGTGATACATCTCTTGAGCTGCCACAAATTGCTGGTAATATCCACCGAGGGGATGCAGCACTGGAGTTCATCAAGCACGTCTGCGGTGTTTTCTCCATTGACCAAAATGTTGTCCATGATGTTTTGGTATTATCTGCTCTACTGAATCATATGCTATGTAGTCTTAATCATATTTGCACAAAATTGGATGCTTTAATTATAGGGAAACTATATTCGCACCCCCTTTCACTGATTAGTTTGCCATCCATTTAGCTACTAAGTCACACGTTGCAGTCTCACTTAGACCCAAATGTATATCTGAACATGTTAGggaagcaattttttttgtctGTTGTTGTAGATTTCCTTTTGATCTTTAAATCGTCTGTGCAAGTGAAGTAACATTCACTTTGTGTCCTTTCTCTTCAGGTAATGAGAAAGAATCTGTTGAAGATTGTACGTGTGAGGGAGTTTGCCCCCGAAGCAGAGTTTCATGATCCCGGCCCAACCTTCACTTTACCAAATGTCATTTGCAGGtataaaagtaaaaaagcaATGGCCTGTTGTAATTTACAGATTGCACTCAATAAGGTTTCTTAGGGATCATGCATTTTCGAGCCACAGAGGATCGCATGAATGTGATGATGTCTTGAGTCAAATGGTATTGGTAGTtgccattttgttttttggtggTATTGTTTTGAGGAAACACATCCAGTTAGATGGTGGTTCTCGACTTTGTCCCCCATTTATAAATTCGAGACTTTTAACATCTTTCTGAGTTTGCTTTAATTTCTTGGATCTAGTTaacatcaaaattttcaagctgcTTGATATCtatccttctttttttccttattgACAGCTACTGCAACGATTGTAGAGACCTGGACTTGTGCCGTGACTCAGCTCTTCTAGCTGGGGAATGGCGTTGCTGTGTACCACAATGCGGGCAGCTTTATGACAAAGAGGTAATGGAGAACGCCCTTCTTCAGATTGTGCGGCAGAGAGAGCGTCTTTACCACCTACAAGATCTCGAATGCCTCAGGTGTCACCAAGTGAAAGCTGCACGCTTAGCAGAGCAATGTGTATGCTCTGGCTCATATAAGTGCAGGCAAAACGCAACTGAATTTCGTACCCAGATGGAGTTAATTTGGAAGATTGCCATTCATCAGAAATTTCAACTTCTCCAAGAGTGCACTGAATGGATTTTAGAAGTAAATAACTCTTAAGGGGGCAGCCAATATTTCTTATAGTTTGAAGATGATCAGAAATGTGTGACGCAGAAATGATCGGCATTCAGCGAGGTACTAAAGCTATCGATTTGTACTGCAATATGTGCAAGTAATTTATGTTGAGGTCTAATGCCACAACAAATAGGAGGAAGGGAACACTACCCTTGCACTTGTACATAAAATGTGCAATTGATTACACTGTACATGGGCAAAATAATGTTAAATTTCAAATATAGTTCTCACTCACTAATCACTATACATCTTTCTTAATCCATGCCTAGCCTTCATTCAAGCTAATTTCTCTACGTTACTGCATGCTTCAGATGTCCGACTTAGAACTAACAATTCCCTCCGTTGGTTCTTCCCATCCATTGATCCTACTAGCTACCCTCGTGTTTGGAGGTCCGGTGGACATGCTCTAATCAGCCTTTTCACCAATGGATTTCTAGTGGGCACAGCTGGGAATTTACCTCCTCCCTTCCTCAGGCTTTCTTTAGCTTGCTGCAAacttcttttcctttgttgGTAAATCTAGCATTCCAGTTTTGTGTAGAGAATTTTTCAATACTCGTTTGTCTATTGTGTCGCCAACTAAGATCACACGTAAGCAAAAAGGGGGCCACTCGCGCCGCGTCAGCAAACTTTACGGATGTTGGTAATGTTAGGCTCGGAAGTTGAGTTCGTGGAGTTGAGCAAGTCTCGGTGGGAAGGTGAGGTTCAAATGATAGCCCCTCCAGTGAGCAAAACAATTAAGCCTAACTTTTATGTCACAATCTAACAATTAATTTCAAGTAACATTCAAGATGCTCGCTAATCTACCGCTCGGCCGCTGGCCATTCACATCTTCATTATGGTTTTTCGAAGTACATTATTGCACAATCATTCAAGAGCACAAGAGTTTCTGACAAATACGAATCCTTAGAAACTGAGTACATGATAAAAATATTAGCCAGACCCACATCAAGCATATCAACAGGTCGATTTCCACAAATGCAGCATGAAACTTGACCGGAAAACCCATATTACCATAGTCAAATGCCCCGCTAGCTTAGTCCGTTTTCCTGGTCTCCATTCCCTGCTTCAAGGACTCCAACCTTTTCCTGCACAGTTATTGCAATGCTATTGAGGATAGAGGTCTATACATTAGTTAGACTGTATGATGACAGGCGACGGCTCATCAAATATGAATCAATAGGCATGGTCGTGTGGATAAAAACAAAACTGAATGAGTAATGGATAATAATTCATCAAATACCAAATCTATCAATCGATTATTTACCAGTTGATACATGTGCAGTAGAGAGCAATCAAGTATTGGTTGTCAACAACTCCTTTCAAGAGTACTCACAAAAAATGCAATTATTTGCAAGATAACTTACTTGGTATCTGCAAGGCGACCATGCAAACTCCATCTCTGGCGAAATCCGTCTATGCCTTCGAGTCCACTAGCAAGAATCAAGCGCCTATAGAAACACAATGAGTTCGAAAGTCAATTGATGCTTAAGCTTCATATAAATACTGGGGAGAAAGCAAGACATACTAAAACAATTGTGGTTCTATAAAGCTAAAAAGACAACAATACCAGTGTCACCCATGGAATTGGGTAACCAGAAGACTGTTTAAGATTTCAAATATAACACCGGAATATGCAACTTTTAGATCAGTTAGCTCTCTACAAAGCTTGTCCACAGAACTTCAAAAAGGGTATAGCTTAGGCAGACAACCAGGAAAATCTTACTTGGAGCTAAAGCTTGTACACAACTctggaaatttgaaatttttgtaaccCCTGAAACATAACTAAAGCAAAAACAGTGCAGCAAGTCAAACTAACCATTCCCATCGGCAGATGCACAGCGCACACGAACGTGTAAATGCAAATAAATCAAGGAACCATTATCTTGTCATAGGGCCTACGGACTGAAAGATGACCTTATGCATGCACTCTAGAATTGGGAGGCATTAAGAAGTTAGGATGTAACTAAGGGACGATATTTCAAGAAGGGGAAGACAGAACAGGGCTGTAAGAGTACTAACAACAAAGCAAATAAGGTGGAAGCTAGGCTGACTGGTGAGGCCTACAACTCATTACTTAGAGTTAAAAAACTACATGATAGTACGACTACCAAGCAAGGACCCCTTGACTAACCATTTGAGAACATACCTATCTAATGATGTGACGCCTTTTTCGAGCTGAGAAGCTCTTTCCTTTGCTTCATTTAAAGGCATTGATAACCCTAATTTGCACTCACTGTCCTGAAGTCGTCTTCGTAGTTCTTTATCCTGCAATTCAGTACAAACAAAAACGAAACAGCAGAAAATCAAATTCTCAATCCTACCTCAATACAAGAAATGAACATTGGAGAGATGCAGAAGATAAAAATCATAGTAAATATCTCACCCTTTTTTCAGCGCACTGTTTATACATAACAAGCTCATCTTGACAGAAAGGCTCAATATCATTGATTTGCAGACCTGCAGTATAAAGCATAATCACTACAATATACCACATACCAACAAAACTTTATGGTCCAAGTCAACAAGATAAGATCTACAAGTTACGGCGGAGTTGTTCCAATTTCCAACAAGAAAGTACCATATCATCATAGGTATCTATGTGTCAATTTTTCCAACATTCAAGAAACTGATTCAGCCTATGTATAATTTTTAGGATgtaaaaagggaaaatgcaCCAAAAATTCAATCAACTTTTAGCACGTGCATGCGTAGATCCACCGTTGGCATAGACTGGAAGAAGTTGTTGACTTATACATACTGAATTTAGGGGTTATTGACAAGGAGAATGGATATCCCCAACTCCAATTATTTTAAATGCTTAACACGGAGATGGCCTACAGACTAGGAATTTGAAATactttcattttgaattttggaaaaaaCAGTTTCCTCAATCTCACAACAGAAATAAAAACCCAGAACTTACACAAAAATAGATTCCTCAAAACCCCATCACACAAGTCAACACCTTCCAGCACATGAGAAGCAATTTCTGGTGGAATAATTGGTGATGGTGGGCCTGTCATCAGGTCATCGCCGACCAAAATAGTTTCCTCCATACTTGGCTGTGAATCAACTGAAGCCCAAAAAGGTAACAACAAAATCCTGATTATAACTCAGTCAAAAATGTAGACAATAATCATTGCCTTGAAAATTTACCATCGTTTCAACAATACAGAAaggaaataacaaaaaataaagagatATTTCAGGACATGAAGTGTTTCGATTGAGGTAGATACTCAAAGCAAGAGCTCGTTATAAATTGTACAggcaataaataaataatatgataCTCGAAAAAAACGTCATCAAGTAGCTGTTTATAAGCAATGGTTATTCTTTAACTATTAATCAATTCAATAATGTGGAACAACCCCTTATAAACCATCCATcaataaattagaaaaattagtAAAGTAAGATGGAACGAGCCCTTGTCGAAGAAAGAGTTCCCTTTTTTCAATTTCCATTTCCATTTCCAAGCCACTGGAACAAAAAATCTCAAAAGCATCAAATAGCCTATGGAAACTGATGTCTCAGCATATTGCTATATATAGGCAAGTATAATAGAGAAAGAAATCATCTTGAGTGTAAGGAATTTTAGACAATGTGGGAAAATCAGACTGCTACCCCAGAACACTAATAGGTTTTAATTTTCATCAAACTAACGcttatgagaagtaaaaattgtCACAACGAACACACATAAACTAGAGAGCAAGGTAGCAGTTTTTACACATACCATCCATGGCTGCTTTCTTGTTTTTGACTTTCGCCGACCAAAACCCGAAACCCAATACAGACTTAAGTGCCTAAAGTCAGGCAACCTGGAATTCAACgagatgaaagaaaattgagtaAAGTATACCTGTTGGAAGCGTGGGTggggcatttcatcaaacaccttgCGGGCATTGTGAGTCATGTCCAAAACCAATCAAGGCAGATGGTAGAGAAAATGtgaagaaaagaacgaaccggAAGGTTGTAGCACAAATGACAGCAAAGATTGATCAAAGCTACTCGTGGAGGTGGAGCGACTTCAATCACCAGagacatatatattatggagGGAGAGAGCCGTTAAGATCGTGAAAATGTTTGCACCACTACGAAAAGTTGGTAAACTAATATTGCACCGTCACTCATTTTACGATGaacataatatcgtttgttaaaaatatatatatcaacagtaaaagaataaataaatatatttttgaatGTTTTAATTTCCatctttgatatcaaattcaaagATAGATAATCATGAATTCTTGACTCGTGGGGGACTAAGAGAAGGACAATCTGTTTTCTTAACGTAAGTTTTCTTTTGCATGACGCATTGTCGATGCTCGTCaatgaaccaaaacaaatagGCTTCGTTGGGTATAAAGAATTCAATTGAAATGGAAAAGCAACTATTTACCAAAGAAGAGTTATTCGTGGACTAGAAGGGAGAAGTTTCTTTCAAGTATTCTCTTGAGGAAATTGTAACAATGatttctcaactttaactcaattggagtaatgatcTCTCAACTAAAGATCAGTACCCATTGGTCTCTTAACTCGTCAAAATATGAaactatgatcattttcgtcaactccatTAAAACTTGCGTCACTTCATCGTGATTATGATCCAAATATCAATCAAATCACAGATCAGAAGTTGTATAGCATGGTTTCAACATGGTGAATTATCTTCTCTAAATCTCTGTTCATTTCTCTTGTACGAGAGTATCGAGTGCTTTGACTTGTTGATGGCTATGAGCCTTGTCCAGAAGATTTTCTCCATGATAATGGTGGCAGTCTTTCTGACAAGACTTATCCTAATGGTGCACGAATCAATTACGACcgaagtgtgctaataaaataTGAAGAATCTGTGTTAGTACGTAAGATAAAATATTGCATTTAAGTTTCTCCAATATTTCACATAAGAATCGGATGGATTCAGGTTAGTATTCCAAGCAAGGTGACACATTTTACAAGCACCACACTTTGTTTATCTCAACACTTCATAACATAGACTGGTTGAGAGTAACAACAGTTAGACATTCTTCTAAAGCGTACAAATCAAGCAATACTCAAGGTTTTTTTAGGATCATCGGTTAATACTAGCGTTGTACCGTAGCAATACATTCTTCTAAGATTATAAAGGTACTCGAATACGTGTGTGATATGTGTTTAAAACGGTATTTGAAGTCTGAAATTCAGCAATCTCTGAGACATTGGAACCTTCTTTGCAAAAACCAAGTTACCCCAAGCCCTCAATTGGACACCCCCAAACCATTTGAAAGTTGAGCATGGCAGCCGATATACTGTCCCAACACAAATACTAGAACCGCTTGGAACTATGTCAAGTTCAGTGACATTTTCTTGCAGTAGGAGCACTGAACCAGATTAAATTACTGGTGCTAAACTTGTCGTTGCAATAAACAACAAAGTAAACACAAACAAGATCAtttaaaagggaaaaaaatcgaaaaataaGTCGAGCAGAAAAAGTGCACGACTAGAGCCTGTGAACCCTAAACTTCTTACAGAAGTTGTGATGCTGTGTATAATAATTGTTCCAACAAAACCTATCAGTCGAAATCTAGAATAATAATCTGTATTTGGAAAATGAGTTTTACATTAGTTATAATCACGTAGTGAGTTGAAGATGAAGGTGAACCTGATAGTAGAAAGGGCCGATAGATGCATCGGCAACAACCCAATGTTATGCTTATTCAATGGCCCAATGGTGAACCTAGCGAGCTGAACGTGAAGGTGAACCTGATGAATAAAGATGATTGCAAGAATGAATCACCTTATGTCATTTAGCACATCAAAACAATTTATTACCAATTCTGGCTCCAAAACCCGACTTGCATTCTGTCCATATGAGCATGGGAAACAAGGTAAATATCATAATATTGTAATGCACCGAACAGAATATGCTAACTCCTTTTATCTTACTACATGTGGCCAAACAGCTATGAATTCCTAAAGCTACAAAACATCTTAACAGCGGTCTTGCAGCCAAACTACTGTGAAGCATCTGTTGATGGCCATCAAACTATCTTCTCATTGAGGGCCTTTTGCGCCCAAAAGCTTGAGATGCCATTAGTGCCACCTTAAGTGGCTCTGACGCAGTAAAACCCTGGGCCACCATCAGGTCGTGTACCCTATGAGCATCCTGCACAAACCCACCAGCTATAAGCCCGTTTATGATCCTCTCAAACTCCTCTGAACCCAATTGATCCTTCTTAGCCTCCAATACTCCCAAAGCTTGGAGTGCCTTTTTCTCGACTCCAGCTTTAGCATACATATCAAAAAGGCCTATATGAACTTTCAGAGGAGGAGCCTCACCCTGCTCGGCAATTTTTCCCAATAGCTGCTCAGCCTCACCAACTAGCTGCAATTTACCCAACCAATCTATAAGAACGGAGTAAGTGGCAACTCCAGGCTCAAATCCATCCTTTTCAAGCTGCATTAACAGATTCAGCGCTTTATCCAGTAAATTCTTTTTTTCGTAAGCAGCAAGCATGCTTGCAGTGCATCTGTCATCAGGCCTGTGCCCAACTTTCATCATGTAATCAAAGTTGCTCCTTGCCTGGTCAGGGTCACCAGCTTTCCCGTATGCTTCGACAAGCAGTGTACAAGACTCCAATGTTGGCTGGAACCCTGCAAACTGCATAATATTGGCAATTCGTCCAGCTCCACCAATATCACCACGTTGTGCAAATGACCGAAGCAATGCCATGAAGATTTCTTTTGTGGGTTGGATATCTCTTGCTTCCATCTCTCTCATCAACGACTCCCCTAATTTTGGTTGGCCAGCATTTACATATGCCATGATCATCGAATTGTAGACCTTGACATCAGGTTTGAAGCCCTGGCTCCTTAAGCTTTCGAATGCTTGTTTGGCACCGTCAAGATTGCCTACCTTGCTGTACATGTGAACCAAACTAGTGGCAGTTAAAATATCAGGTATGATACCATTTTGATTCATCTTCTTCAAAATTCTCTCAGCATCTTCGAGATGGTTCTCTTTTGCATGGGCATCAATGAGCATCGAGTAATCACGAATGTTTGTCTGGAAGGATTTCTCATCCAATACAAGTTCTgccacctacaaaacaattccTATATACTCAACaactaaaaatgaaatacaTATATCTTATCAAGCCACATACATGCATAAACTCAACTCACCCCACCATATCCCTagaatattttcatcaaaacagTATATAACCTCTtacattattttcataaaatagcAGTAGATAACAAAATCTACATTTTGATAACGAATGTAACGCGGATATAGCATATAATATCCAACGAAAGAGAACAAAAAAGAGCGTAGTGTGTACCTTGAAGTATAATGCAGTGTTTTGCTCTTTCAACCTATAAAGCAAATTGAGCCAATCAACCCGACTAGGATGAAGTAGCTCTACCCATTCAGCTAAAAGCGGAGACTGGTCATCCGCCACATTCGATTGAATAATATTCTCAGTAACCAATTTACATTTTCCGGATATGGGTTTCGGTTCCTGAGGCCAAGTGATCTCTTCAGCCTCATGGATTCTATTAGCCACATCAAACCACTTGGGGTCAGACAGATCAAGACCATAAATGTTGTACTTGATCTTCCCTCGCCTCTTGGGAAGCGAAACAACCTCAGATTTCACCTCTTCCCCTGTGGTTTCACCTTGCATTCCCTCTACTTGCTCCCCTGCTTCCTCCGCCTTCTTGTCCTCCCCTCGAAGCCGCTCCAAGCTCTGATAAAACTCAGCCTCCTCCATCTTCTCCTGAGCCCACTTGAACCTCAGCTCCCTAAGCATATCCCCTCGAATTCCGACTTCACCGGCGAATCTACACATCTCCTTCACTTCCTCTTCCTGCAAAAACCCCTTCATTTTCTCCTTCTTCGCTTCCCTCTTCATGTCCTCCAACACCATATTGCTCACCTCCCACACCGTCTTCCATAAATCCTCACTAAAATCATCCAATGGCGTCGACCCTGACGTGCCCAGCATCTGCTCAATGCCGCCCTTCTCCATCTCCGCCACAACTCTCTCCACAATAATCAACAGCATGCCGTCGACGGTAGCCTTATCGGAACCCGGGTACGATTCGGAGAGCTTCTGCCGCATGATCCACACGAACCGGGACAAGAAATCGTTAACGGCTCCGTCTTCCTCCTGCTCGGAATCCTCGGAATCAACCACCTGAGCTTGAGCAGAGTGTATGAATCGGTGAAATGGAGAAAAGGGTTTTGGGAAATTAGGGTTCTTGATGGGTTTAGAGCCGCCATAGCTCGGTGGACGAAACGTCAGAGGAACCGGGTCTGCTGCCATGGTTGTGAAAGCATAGAGCGATCGCAACCTTCCCCTGATAACTGAAGCATTGGTTACTGCTTGCCCGGAAATCAAGTGCCGCAAATTCATTTCTCAGAGAAGAGAGATGCTGCCTGCTGAGAGACTCTGAGGAGAGGGCTTTTGGGgtttttacttttaaattttattttttatttttttttattttttattttttaaatttcgtaGGGTTTTGCTCTCCGTTAATGAGTTATTACTGATTTGCCCCTTAATCTGTTCTTTAGTCTCATTTTTAATGTTCTTGTTGCAACGCATATGTCTTGGTGCAGTTAATTAACCTCTTGTTCCACCGAAATTACTCTACATACCCAAAAAgtttatttttcactttatttttacataatttcaaTATTGAATgcctataaattaaaaaaaaaaaaattagtgtatttaagaccaactccaatggtgggctaaaagctaaattaccCCTTCAAATCCAACCCAAGGGAaaaatttgggctaaatgctaaatgttaAACCAAGGCTagattccccccaaaatttagcccagaaatcggtgTGGGCTCCATCAAATCAAGTGAAAAAGGGCGTTTGTTCACCAAACGCAGCCCACCCAATCGCCCAACTCGCGCAACGCGCAACCCCTCAGACAGCGAGGGCCCCACCCATATGGGCCTGTTGGCCACGTTCCGCAGCGCCTCCAACGGCTACTTCCATCCAATGGTCATGATCTATAggccgttggttaatccaaTGGCCtagattcatttttttttgtttttatatttatatattattgaattcaacggctgagatcgaatataatcaaatctaatggtaaaaaaaaagatctaacggtccatatttaaatccaacggctaaaataattaaaagaaattatttaactcaaaattcacccaaaaactctataaatatctatgtatttgttcaaacatccaaacaaaactcaattttctcttacaattcttccaatttatctttctaccatttctttcaatttccaaattgttcaacatggcaagagagcatattagaggtcgtaattggagctgtgaggaagatgttgctttatgcTTGGCATGAGTTTCTGTTAGCGAATATGGTACAGTTGGCAcagatcaaaataaaaaagttttgtgggataaaatcattgcaaagtttcaagaaaactgGAACGGTGGTGGGCgggatggtggtggtgtttatgatcggtggaagactATAAACAAAGTATGCACTttatggaagggaagcttggagagagccgtAGTTGGCATGCCTAGTGGAAGGAGCGTcatagaaattgtgagttttgttcttgatattttatttgtcatgtacataatattaatttgcaactaattattttatgtattttttgcatagggtgacaaagcaatggaaatttacaagataagagtaacaccaaaaaatcaagtttttaagttgcAACATGCTTGGGACGTCCTTAAGGATTGTCTGAGGTGTGGAACTGATGCGGACCAGCAATGCAGAAGATTATTTCAACGTGAAGCCGCACACACAAATGTTGGAGATGAAGGTGTCGATGAAATGAccccatcttcttcttttgcaaggcctccaggaagagataagcaaaaggaagcaaagagaaaatgaAAGTTCCAAGATCCGATGAGTGGACACTTTACTACCAGAATTGCAAAATTGAATTAAACCCATAGCACTCGCCAAAAAGAAACGGCCCGAATGCGTTTACAAATGAAGGAAATCTCAGATAGGTAGCAAGATaggtttgaaattaatttgatgATGGAGGACCTCAGCAAATACACAccagagaggaagaagttcttacgtggtaaacaaaaggaaattttgTGAAAGTCTACCTCAAGGAGTATGTTTCAAGATGATGAATCCTCTGAACCCTATATCCCAATTTAGTCACCTGCCGTCTCTTTATGAATTATgtgctttattaattaaatttattaattgttgtttgtattaagtttatgtaatttattaattatgtggTTTATGAATTATCGGTCGTATTAGGTTTATAATTTTTCAATACTTAtcggaattaaaatttttttagattaaaatgttcataaaattaatttacgacagtctatatattaaaaaaaagaatttaattttaataatccTGGTCTAAAAATTTTAGGCTAAAAGGGTTGAAGTAAAAAAGCTGTTTTTGAGTTACAAGCTAAATTTTTCAGactaaaaaatttgacttttaaccCAATTATTAAAGAAGGTCTAACCCATTCATATATAAAAAATGGAAGTAAACGATAAAATATATATGAGAATATGCATACACACACCCATCGTTTTGTCGCCGAAGGTTTTAGACACCCGCCGTCTCTTTCATTTCATCTCTATTTTCTCCGTCGGCCCCTAAAGATTTCTATCAAATTTCGATCCATTGGAGTCGCCGTCGACAGCCCGACTTCACTCTTCTCTCCGTCGTCTTTCACTGTCGAGCCACCGCTGCATTACTTTTCCGGCCGTTTTGCAGGTACAGTTTAGATTTCttgaaattttctatttttctttggtttaaattttggCGACAAACATGAAATATTTCTGAAATCTTGTAATTATGAGCATTCACTGGCGATTTGATGTCTGTGCTATACAAAACTGTAGTAAAATCTTTCTGAGTTTTTATAATTTGCATAAATGAATTATTTCTTCCCAatgaattttgtaatttttgtttgtaTAGTTTCACTTTCTCATTGTATAGGAAAGCAGCATTTGCGATTCAAATCTCGGTTAGGGTTAGAGAAGTGAGAATCCACTCTTTCATAGGTGTGGCTTCATGCCGTTTTCAATGGATTGGCTTGGCATGAATATTTAGGGATGGATATTTGTTCTTGAGGTATTTCTTAAAATGGGCCATTTTAAGTATGGATCACGGCAttgttgtttgattttttgATCGCTGTGAATTAGATTTGAATATCTTTGATCTTCTT is a genomic window containing:
- the LOC137715952 gene encoding uncharacterized protein; protein product: MDVDSQPSMEETILVGDDLMTGPPSPIIPPEIASHVLEGVDLCDGVLRNLFLCLQINDIEPFCQDELVMYKQCAEKRDKELRRRLQDSECKLGLSMPLNEAKERASQLEKGVTSLDRRLILASGLEGIDGFRQRWSLHGRLADTKKRLESLKQGMETRKTD
- the LOC137715136 gene encoding pentatricopeptide repeat-containing protein At2g32630-like gives rise to the protein MNLRHLISGQAVTNASVIRGRLRSLYAFTTMAADPVPLTFRPPSYGGSKPIKNPNFPKPFSPFHRFIHSAQAQVVDSEDSEQEEDGAVNDFLSRFVWIMRQKLSESYPGSDKATVDGMLLIIVERVVAEMEKGGIEQMLGTSGSTPLDDFSEDLWKTVWEVSNMVLEDMKREAKKEKMKGFLQEEEVKEMCRFAGEVGIRGDMLRELRFKWAQEKMEEAEFYQSLERLRGEDKKAEEAGEQVEGMQGETTGEEVKSEVVSLPKRRGKIKYNIYGLDLSDPKWFDVANRIHEAEEITWPQEPKPISGKCKLVTENIIQSNVADDQSPLLAEWVELLHPSRVDWLNLLYRLKEQNTALYFKVAELVLDEKSFQTNIRDYSMLIDAHAKENHLEDAERILKKMNQNGIIPDILTATSLVHMYSKVGNLDGAKQAFESLRSQGFKPDVKVYNSMIMAYVNAGQPKLGESLMREMEARDIQPTKEIFMALLRSFAQRGDIGGAGRIANIMQFAGFQPTLESCTLLVEAYGKAGDPDQARSNFDYMMKVGHRPDDRCTASMLAAYEKKNLLDKALNLLMQLEKDGFEPGVATYSVLIDWLGKLQLVGEAEQLLGKIAEQGEAPPLKVHIGLFDMYAKAGVEKKALQALGVLEAKKDQLGSEEFERIINGLIAGGFVQDAHRVHDLMVAQGFTASEPLKVALMASQAFGRKRPSMRR